One window of Pyrus communis chromosome 12, drPyrComm1.1, whole genome shotgun sequence genomic DNA carries:
- the LOC137711376 gene encoding methylsterol monooxygenase 1-1-like: protein MLPYQTIEEASAALSRNLTFAETLWFNYSASKSDYVLYCHNILFLFVVFSLVPLPLVFMEVLRWAGLDRYKIQPKVRLPFSDMLKCYKDVMWMFFFIVGPLQLVSYPSIQLIGIRTGLPLPSGWEMLCQLLVYFLVEDYTNYWIHRFLHNKWGYEKIHRVHHEYTAPIGFAAPYAHWAEILILGIPSFLGPALVPGHMVTFWSWIALRQIEAIETHSGYDFPWTPTKYIPFYGGAEYHDYHHYVGGQSQSNFASVFTYCDYIYGTEKGYRFQKKILKKLNEETAGVQNGGSVDLKSD from the exons ATGCTGCCCTACCAGACCATCGAGGAGGCCTCGGCGGCCTTGAGCCGAAACCTCACCTTCGCCGAGACACTGTGGTTCAACTACTCTGCTTCCAAGTCCGATTACGTCCTCTACTGCCACAacattctcttcctcttcgtcgtctTCTCCCTCGTCCCTCTCCCTCTGGTTTTCATGGAGGTTCTCAGGTGGGCCGGCCTCGATCGCTACAAGATCCAGCCCAAAGTCCGATTGCCCTTCTCTGACATGTTAAAGTGCTACAAGGACGTCATGTGGATGTTCTTTTTCATCGTCGGCCCCCTGCAGCTCGTCTCTTACCCTTCAATCCAG TTAATCGGAATTCGAACGGGATTGCCATTGCCTTCTGGATGGGAGATGCTTTGCCAATTGTTAGTTTATTTCTTGGTAGAAGATTATACCAACTACTGGATCCACAGATTTTTACATAATAAATGGGGGTATGAGAAAATCCATCGAGTTCACCACGAGTACACTGCTCCGATTGGATTTGCAGCGCCATATGCTCATTGGGCTGAGATTTTGATCCTTGGTATCCCATCTTTTCTCGGTCCGGCCTTGGTTCCTGGCCACATGGTCACATTCTGGTCGTGGATAGCATTGCGGCAGATTGAGGCCATAGAAACGCACAGCGG TTATGACTTCCCCTGGACTCCCACAAAGTATATCCCATTTTATGGCGGTGCTGAGTATCATGATTACCATCATTACGTTGGAGGACAAAGCCAGAGTAATTTTGCTTCAGTGTTCACCTACTGTGATTACATTTATGGAACAGAAAAG GGATATCGTTTCCAGAAGAAGATCCTTAAGAAG TTGAACGAGGAAACTGCCGGTGTCCAAAATGGAGGCTCCGTAGATCTTAAATCTGATTAG